In Crinalium epipsammum PCC 9333, the following are encoded in one genomic region:
- a CDS encoding AIPR family protein has translation MLNLDYANLIKIVQPYKVVGREENSAFLSWFLVNLYRLDIIAVQNIVCDGRGDKGIDGIYVNENEECIDVFQSKTVQNSSKTLGDTQLKEFVGSLRQLETADGIDSIISTTGNTQLKNLLIDYRDIFISSKYIIRGMFVTNANKDSNAESFLQSTSATTNLEVWDRDLIAQMYINSEKSIPATSEIAFDVFGFDYIDYNVDNIARVVLAPLSAVDLVNMEGIHNQQLFDLNLRKDLGKTKVNKDITNSISNSSEHSNFILYHNGITIICDKLDTLEKDKIKIQGYSVVNGCQTVSSLYENRARVTQDLRILTRIIQVVQNQVDLISKITYNSNNQNGIKARDFRSNTPTQVRLQQEVAHNYPGYFYEIKRGDNPNQSIVIENTLAGQILLSFDLKRPWAVQNFNKIFDDSHQEIFARPEVTGGRIVVLFDLYKEIEKDLCKIEPPLFRSYQVTKFFLLYLLSEVMADNEVGKDFCRKPEKYYKTANHKANLLECIHVILGDLIIDLNGEFEEEGGENFDFKSTFKAPNLLRNLTNKVINSHKKLIARGRVESFSQLWEKLANQEQQKT, from the coding sequence ATGCTTAACCTCGATTATGCAAATCTTATTAAGATTGTCCAGCCTTATAAAGTTGTAGGGCGTGAAGAAAATAGTGCATTTTTAAGTTGGTTCTTAGTAAACCTCTACAGATTAGACATCATTGCAGTTCAGAATATAGTTTGTGATGGACGTGGAGATAAAGGGATTGACGGAATCTATGTTAACGAGAATGAAGAATGTATAGATGTATTTCAATCAAAAACTGTACAGAACAGTAGTAAAACTTTAGGGGATACACAGCTTAAAGAGTTTGTGGGAAGCTTAAGGCAATTGGAGACTGCTGATGGAATAGATTCAATTATTTCAACAACAGGAAATACACAACTAAAAAATTTATTGATTGATTATCGAGATATTTTTATATCCTCTAAATATATAATTCGAGGTATGTTCGTTACAAATGCTAATAAGGATTCAAACGCCGAAAGTTTCTTACAATCTACGTCGGCAACAACCAATCTGGAGGTATGGGATAGAGATCTGATTGCTCAAATGTATATAAATAGTGAAAAGTCCATTCCAGCAACCTCAGAAATTGCTTTTGATGTTTTTGGATTTGATTATATTGATTATAACGTTGATAACATAGCAAGAGTAGTGCTTGCTCCCCTTTCTGCTGTGGATTTAGTTAACATGGAAGGTATTCATAATCAACAACTTTTTGATTTGAACTTAAGAAAAGATTTGGGCAAAACTAAAGTCAATAAAGATATAACTAACAGCATATCTAATTCTTCAGAACATAGTAATTTTATACTTTATCACAATGGAATAACGATTATTTGTGATAAGTTGGATACTTTAGAAAAAGACAAAATAAAAATTCAGGGGTATTCAGTAGTTAATGGATGTCAGACAGTATCCAGTTTATATGAAAATAGGGCTAGAGTTACTCAAGACTTGAGAATTTTAACTAGAATTATTCAAGTAGTTCAAAATCAAGTAGATCTTATATCTAAAATTACTTACAATAGTAATAATCAAAATGGTATTAAAGCACGAGATTTTAGATCTAATACCCCAACTCAGGTTAGACTTCAGCAAGAAGTTGCTCATAATTATCCAGGCTATTTTTATGAAATTAAGCGTGGAGATAATCCCAATCAGAGTATTGTTATAGAAAACACGCTTGCAGGACAAATTTTACTTTCCTTTGACCTGAAACGACCTTGGGCGGTTCAAAACTTTAACAAAATTTTTGATGATTCGCATCAAGAAATTTTTGCCCGTCCTGAAGTAACTGGAGGAAGAATTGTTGTTTTATTCGATTTGTATAAAGAAATAGAGAAAGACTTATGTAAAATTGAACCTCCGTTATTTAGAAGTTACCAAGTAACTAAATTTTTTCTTCTTTACCTTCTGTCTGAAGTTATGGCTGATAATGAAGTAGGAAAAGATTTTTGTAGGAAACCTGAAAAATATTATAAAACTGCTAATCACAAGGCAAATCTGTTAGAGTGTATTCATGTAATTTTGGGGGACTTAATTATTGATCTCAATGGAGAATTTGAGGAAGAAGGGGGAGAAAATTTCGACTTTAAGTCAACTTTTAAAGCTCCAAATCTATTACGTAATTTAACTAACAAAGTGATTAATTCACACAAAAAGCTGATTGCGCGTGGGCGTGTTGAATCATTTTCACAGTTGTGGGAAAAATTAGCGAATCAAGAGCAACAAAAAACTTAA
- a CDS encoding type II toxin-antitoxin system PemK/MazF family toxin has product MVKIAGRVPERGDIIQVQLNPRTGSEQAGYRPAVVISPAAYNQISKLVLICPITNRQKGWPFEVELPTSMKTSGVVLVDQIRTIDCDARKADFVEKAPLEWVDEVLARLEPLVK; this is encoded by the coding sequence TTGGTAAAGATTGCAGGGCGTGTTCCTGAACGTGGAGATATCATTCAGGTACAACTAAATCCGAGAACAGGTAGCGAGCAAGCAGGTTATCGTCCTGCTGTTGTCATCTCTCCTGCGGCTTATAACCAAATCTCTAAATTAGTTTTGATTTGTCCGATTACGAACCGTCAAAAAGGATGGCCATTTGAAGTTGAATTACCAACGTCAATGAAAACCTCTGGAGTCGTTTTAGTTGATCAGATTAGAACAATTGACTGTGATGCCAGAAAAGCTGATTTTGTAGAAAAAGCTCCTCTAGAATGGGTTGATGAAGTTTTAGCCAGACTAGAACCTTTAGTCAAATAA
- a CDS encoding AbrB/MazE/SpoVT family DNA-binding domain-containing protein: MLTQKVSWWGNSLGLRLPQTLVQQVEWTEGTIVSITIEDNRLVLSPVKPKYRLEQLLENITPDMQHDEMEWGEAVGEETW; encoded by the coding sequence ATGCTCACCCAAAAAGTCAGTTGGTGGGGAAACTCCCTCGGACTTCGACTACCGCAAACGCTTGTGCAACAGGTTGAATGGACTGAAGGAACAATAGTTTCAATTACAATTGAAGACAATCGGTTGGTTCTGTCTCCCGTAAAACCCAAGTACCGCTTAGAGCAGTTGCTTGAAAACATCACTCCTGATATGCAACATGATGAGATGGAGTGGGGAGAAGCTGTGGGAGAAGAAACTTGGTAA
- a CDS encoding DUF433 domain-containing protein, producing the protein MELDRITSNPNKMNGQPCIRDLRLTVRRVIELLATYPNREELRQEFPQIEDEDIQQALIYASTYLDDRVIELPPTYETVA; encoded by the coding sequence ATGGAATTGGATCGCATAACCAGCAACCCAAATAAAATGAATGGACAACCTTGTATTCGAGATCTGCGCCTAACGGTGCGACGGGTGATTGAGTTGCTGGCGACATATCCCAACCGAGAAGAATTGCGCCAGGAATTTCCACAAATTGAAGATGAGGATATTCAACAAGCTCTAATATATGCTTCCACATATCTAGATGACCGTGTTATAGAACTGCCACCAACCTATGAAACTGTTGCTTGA
- a CDS encoding DUF5615 family PIN-like protein — protein MKLLLDQGLPPSTALLLREAGIDTIHVAEIKLSAAEDTEIIEKAKEQGRVVITLDADFHALLALSEATSPSVIRIRIERLRAQALANLLITVMAECEADLEQGAVVTVEASRIRVRRLPLIT, from the coding sequence ATGAAACTGTTGCTTGATCAAGGTTTACCACCTTCTACAGCATTGCTCTTACGCGAGGCAGGTATTGATACAATTCATGTTGCTGAAATTAAGTTATCAGCAGCAGAGGATACAGAGATTATTGAGAAAGCAAAAGAACAAGGGCGCGTAGTTATTACCCTTGATGCAGATTTTCATGCTTTGTTAGCTTTAAGTGAAGCAACTTCTCCCTCAGTTATTCGCATCCGCATTGAAAGATTACGCGCTCAAGCTTTGGCTAACTTGTTAATCACCGTCATGGCTGAATGCGAAGCAGATTTAGAACAAGGTGCAGTTGTTACAGTTGAAGCAAGTCGCATTCGTGTTCGCCGTTTACCATTAATAACTTAG